Below is a window of Streptomyces qaidamensis DNA.
TCCGACTGGGAGCCGTTCTCCTCGTGGTCGAAGGCGGCCAGGACCGGGATGGACGCCGGGTTTCCGGAGGCCGCGGCCATCAGGGCCGCCGTGCCGGCGTGCACCGAGAGCAGGTTGTCCATGCGCGGGCCGGCCAGCAGTTCGTGGTCGCGGCCCAGGTAGGCGGGCGGTTCCACGGAGTGTGTCATCAGGTCCCAGCCGGTGACCTCGCCCGCGGGGATGCCGGCCGTCTCCTCGAGGAAGGCGATCAGGTCGCCGTCGCGCACGTCGCGACCGAGGCCCCAGACCGGCTGCATGTGCCGCTGCTTGTCGAGCTTGAGGCCGTCGGCCGTGACCGACCGGTCCAGGTGGATGGCGAGCTGGGGCACGCGCAGCAGCGGCCGGTCCACGTTGACCAGACGCGTCGAGCCGTCGCGCAGGGTCAGCCGGCCCGCGATGCCCAGGTCGCGGTCGAGCCAGGAGTTGAGCAGCGGACCGCCGTAGATCTCCACGGCCACCTGGCGCCAGCCGTGCGCCCCGCTGTCGGGGAGCGGCTTGACGCGCAGGTTGGGGGAGTCGGTGTGGGCGCCGACGATCCGGAACGGCGTGTGGGGCGCCGCGCCCTCCGGCACGTACCAGGCGACGATCGCACCACCGCGCAGCACGTACCTGCCACCGCTCCCAGCGGCGGAAGCCGCTGATGCCACCGCGTCCCAGGCGTCCGTCTCGGCGACCTGCCTGAAGCCGGCCTTCTCCAGTCGCTCGGCGGCCGTGGCCACGGCGTGGTACGGCGTGGGGCTCGCCGCCAGGAAGGTCATGAGGTCGTCGGTGTGGCCGCGGTCGAAGCGGGCTGGTTCGGTCATGGAGACACCTTAACGACGGGCGAGGGCCCGTTCCCGGCGTAGGGGAACAGGCCCTCGGACAGCGGACGTGAGAGATCTAGAACGCGGCCTCGTCCAGCTCCATCAGGTCCAGCTCGACACCCTCGGCGACCTTACGGGCCAGGGTGACGCCCGGCAGGACGTTGGCGGCGAAGAACTTCGCGGCGGCGATCTTGCCGGTGTAGAAGGCCACATCCTTGGCAGACGCGGTCTGAAGCTTCTCGGCGGCGACCGCGGCGCCCTTGAGCAGCAGGTATCCGACGACGACGTCACCGGAGGCCATCAGCAGGCGGGTGGTGTTCAGGCCCACCTTGTAGATGTTCTTGACGTCCTGCTCGGTGGCGGCGAGGTCGGTGAGCATCAGGCCGACGATGGCCTCCAGCTCGACCGCGGCCTTGGCGAGGTGCTCACGGGCCGCACCGAGCTCCTCGCCGCCCTCACCGAGCGCCAGGAACTTCTTGATGTCCTCGGCGAGGGAGTTCAGCGCGGCGCCCTGGTTGCGGACGATCTTCCGGAAGAAGAAGTCCTGGCCCTGGATCGCCGTGGTGCCCTCGTAGAGGGTGTCGATCTTGGAGTCCCGGATGTACTGCTCGATCGGGTACTCCTGCAGGAAGCCGGAGCCGCCGAAGGTCTGGAGCGACTGGGCGAGCTGCTCGTAGCCCTTCTCGGAGCCGTAGCCCTTGACGATGGGCAGGAGCAGGTCGTTCAGGGCCTCCAGGGCGGAGACGTCCTCGCCCGCGGCTTCCTTGATCTGGATCTCGTCCTGGACGGAGGCCGTGTAGAGCACCAGGGCGCGCATGCCCTCCGCGTACGCCTTCTGCGTCATCAGCGAGCGGCGCACGTCGGGGTGGTGGGTGACGGTGACCTTGGGCGCGGTCTTGTCCATGAAGTTCGCCAGGTCGGGGCCCTGGACGCGCTCCTTGGCGTACTCCAGCGCGTTCAGGTAGCCCGTGGACAGCGTGGAGATCGCCTTCGTGCCGACCATCATGCGGGCGAACTCGATGATGCGGAACATCTGGCGGATGCCGTCGTGCTTGTCGCCGATCAGCCAGCCCTTGGCGGGGTGCTGGTCGCCGAAGGTCATCTCGCAGGTGTTGGAGGCCTTCAGGCCCATCTTGTGCTCGACGTTCGTGGCGTAGACGCCGTTGCGCTCGCCCAGCTCGCCGGTCTCGAAGTCGAAGAGGTACTTCGGGACGAGGAAGAGGGACAGACCCTTGGTGCCGGGGCCGGCGCCCTCGGGGCGGGCCAGCACGTAGTGGAGGATGTTCTCCGACATGTCGTGCTCACCGGACGTGATGAAGCGCTTCACGCCCTCGATGTGCCAGGAGCCGTCCTCCTGCTGCACGGCCTTGGTGCGGCCGGCGCCCACGTCGGAGCCCGCGTCGGGCTCGGTGAGCACCATGGTGGAGCCCCACTGCTTCTCCGTGGCGACCTTGGCTATGTGCTTCTGGACCTCGTTGCCCTCCTCGAAGAGGATGCCGGCGAACGCCGGGCCCGAGGAGTACATCCACACGGCCGGGTTGGCGCCCAGGATCAGCTCGGCGTAGGCCCAGATCAGGGAGCGGGGCGAGGTGGTGCCGCCGATCTCCTCGGGGAGGCCCAGGCGCCAGTACTCGGAGTCCATGAAGGCCTGGTAGCTCTTCTTGAAGGACGCGGGGACCGGCGCGGTGTTGGTCTCCGGGTCGAAGACCGGCGGGTTGCGGTCGGCGTCGATGAAGGATGCCGCCAGATCGTTCTCCGAGAGGCGGGTCATCTCCTCCAGGATGCTCTTCGCGGTCTCGACGTCCATCTCCTCGAACGGACCGGTGCCGTACACCTTGTCGCGCCCGAGTACCTCGAAGAGGTTGAACTCGATGTCGCGGAGATTCGACTTGTAGTGCCCCATGGCGACGGCTCCCGGCTCCGTAGAGAGATCGGCGAGGCACTGGATCCTCGCGCTAGTTCACGTACCAACAAGTAGCTACGATGATGCTACCCGTCAGTAATAAGGCGCAACCCCATCCGGTCATCTGTGACAGGTCACACCGGAACGGTCAAGGTCGCGGTGTAGCCGTCGCCCGCACTGCCCTTCATCGCCGCCAGCTGCCGCTCGTGGCCGTCGCTGAAGATGCCGTCGTCCTCCAGGGAGAGACTGCTCAGGTTCCGCACGCTGGCGTCGTAGCCGTCCGTGGCGTACACCGTGTCGCAGACGTCCTTCGGGAAGGCGAGCTGCGAGGTGTTCGTGATCGACGTGGCGGCGGTGGCGTCGGCCAGAGAGCCGTAGACCTCGAAGTGGACGTGCGGCCAGCGGCCCGGGTAGCAGCCGGGGAAGACGCTCGTGAACGTGACCTGGCCCTTCTCGTCCGTCTCCTGGACGCCCCGCAGGTAGTTCTCCTCGGTGACGCCGTCGGAGTACAGGGAGTAGGCGCCCTCCCGGTCGCAGTGCCACACGTAGACGGCGGCGCCCTTCTTCGGCGTGCCGCAGCCGGAGGCGGCGTCGACCACCGTCAGCGTGATCGTCAGGGGCACGCCCTCGGCGGTGCCGCCCGCGGAGTCGCCGAAGCTCTTGGTGATGTCGCTGCGGACGACACCGCTCTCCTTCAGGACGTTCACGCCGTTGGAGCCGTCACCGGGGAAGGGTCCGGCCGTCTCCTCGGGGATCTCCGCGCACGCGGCGGACGACGAGGACGCCGAGGACGCCGAGGACGTCGGCGTCTTCTCCTCTGTCGTGCAGCCCATCAGCGGGATCAGGCTCGCGCCGGCCATCAGCCGGATCATCCGGCGGCGGGCGAGGACGGGAAGGTCGTAGGAGAGGCCTCTGTCGTGCTCGTGCGGGCCCTCGTCATGGCGTTCGTTCATGGCTCCGACGCTATGAGCCGTGGCTGTGCCGATCCATAGCGGCGACTGTCAGGTCGCTGTCGAGTCGCTGTCGATTCGCCATCGCTGCCGTACCGCACCGCCCGGCCGGTCGCTCTCGGTACGCTTGCGCCCATGTACGGCTACGACCAGACAGCGGGCCCGCAAGGGCAGTACGCCCCTCCGCAGCAGCCGATGTCCGGCGGGTACGGACAGCAGCCGCCGCTGTACCCCGAGCCGTCCCCGCCCTCCCTCACGGACGCGGTGCGCGCCTTCACCACCGGGCAGATGGCCGCCGAGGACTTCCAGCAGGTCTTCGCGACGTCGAAGGTCTACTGCCCGCGCGGCGACAACCCCGGCTTCCTCGCCCTGCACAACACCCAGCAGCCGGTGATCCCGATGTTCAGCACGCTCAAGGAGCTGCGCCGGTACGCGGGCAAGGAGTCCAAGTACTTCGTGATCACCGGCGCCGAGGTGCTGGACCTGCTGCCGACCGGCTACGGCTTCGTCCTCGACATGGAGGGCGAGCACCGCATGGTGTTCGATGCGAAGGCCGTGGAGCAGATGGTCGAGTTCGCGATGCGCCGGATGTACGGCGGCTGAGACCCGGTAGTAGTCACTTCGGCAGGCGCAGCGACAGGCCGTCCAGGACGACATCGAGGCCGTAGGCGAACTTGTCGTCGCGCAGTTTCGCGGGGTCGGAGGCCTGCGCGGAGGTCTCGGGCCCGGCGGCCGCCAGGTGGTCGTAGCCGGCCGAGACCTGCTGGGCGGCGGGCAGCAGCCGGGCGACGAACTCCGACTCGCTCTCGCCGGAGCGCGCCACCGTGGTGAGCCATGCGGCCTCGGTCGTGCTCATGCCGATGACGTACGAGAAGACGGCGTCGATCGCCCGGCTCGGCTCCGGGAATCCCGCAGCGGTGAACAGGGCCGCCAGCCGCTCCGAGAAGCTCATGTAGTTCGGCCCCAGGTAGGCGAGCCCGGCCTGCCCCAGGACGAGGGTCAGCCAGGGGTGCCGTAGCGCCGTCGTGCGGAAGGATCCGGCCGCCTCGGTCACCGCCGCGCGCCAGTCGGGGCTGTCGGCCGGCGGGACGTGGATCTCGGCGGCGACCTCGTCCACCGCGAGCTCCATCAGCTCGTCCTTCGTGGCGACATGCCGGTACAGCGAGGTCGCGCCGGCGTTCAGCCGGGCGCCGAGCTTGCGCATACTGAGCGCCTCGATGCCCTCGGCGTCGAGCATGGCGATCGCCTCGCGGACGATCGCGTCCCGGCTGAGCGCGGGCTGGTCGGTGCGGCGCTGCTCGCGGGTCCAGACGGACGGGATGGGGTTCTTGTCCTTCGTCCTGCTCATCGGGGTCCTCCTGGTGAAACCTCTCCGTGCGAACAGTGTGCGCAACCAGCGTACAGAACTCAAGTATTGCGCACACTGTTCCGCGATGCGTACAGTGTGCGCATCGAAGGAACGGTGTTCGCGGGAGGGGAACGGAAATGGACGCTCGCAATCCACGCCGCTGGTGGATCCTGATCGTGCTGTGCCTGAGCACGCTGATGCTCGTCGTGGACAACATGGCACTGACGGTCGCGGTGCCCGCGCTGACCGAGGACCTCGGCGCGAGCGCCCAGGACATGCAGTGGATCCTCGACTCCTACACCCTGGTCTTCGCCGGGCTGCTGCTGACCTCGGGAAGCCTCGGGGACCGGTTCGGGCGCCGCAGGGTGATGCTGATCGGGCTGCTGC
It encodes the following:
- a CDS encoding M18 family aminopeptidase, which codes for MTEPARFDRGHTDDLMTFLAASPTPYHAVATAAERLEKAGFRQVAETDAWDAVASAASAAGSGGRYVLRGGAIVAWYVPEGAAPHTPFRIVGAHTDSPNLRVKPLPDSGAHGWRQVAVEIYGGPLLNSWLDRDLGIAGRLTLRDGSTRLVNVDRPLLRVPQLAIHLDRSVTADGLKLDKQRHMQPVWGLGRDVRDGDLIAFLEETAGIPAGEVTGWDLMTHSVEPPAYLGRDHELLAGPRMDNLLSVHAGTAALMAAASGNPASIPVLAAFDHEENGSQSDTGADGPLLGTVLERSVFARGGSYEDRARAFAGTVCLSSDTGHAVHPNYAERHDPTHHPRVNGGPILKVNVNNRYATDGSGRAEFTAACEAADVPFQSFVSNNSMPCGTTIGPITAARHGIKTVDIGVAILSMHSVRELCGADDPFLLAGALTAFLER
- a CDS encoding acyl-CoA dehydrogenase, producing the protein MGHYKSNLRDIEFNLFEVLGRDKVYGTGPFEEMDVETAKSILEEMTRLSENDLAASFIDADRNPPVFDPETNTAPVPASFKKSYQAFMDSEYWRLGLPEEIGGTTSPRSLIWAYAELILGANPAVWMYSSGPAFAGILFEEGNEVQKHIAKVATEKQWGSTMVLTEPDAGSDVGAGRTKAVQQEDGSWHIEGVKRFITSGEHDMSENILHYVLARPEGAGPGTKGLSLFLVPKYLFDFETGELGERNGVYATNVEHKMGLKASNTCEMTFGDQHPAKGWLIGDKHDGIRQMFRIIEFARMMVGTKAISTLSTGYLNALEYAKERVQGPDLANFMDKTAPKVTVTHHPDVRRSLMTQKAYAEGMRALVLYTASVQDEIQIKEAAGEDVSALEALNDLLLPIVKGYGSEKGYEQLAQSLQTFGGSGFLQEYPIEQYIRDSKIDTLYEGTTAIQGQDFFFRKIVRNQGAALNSLAEDIKKFLALGEGGEELGAAREHLAKAAVELEAIVGLMLTDLAATEQDVKNIYKVGLNTTRLLMASGDVVVGYLLLKGAAVAAEKLQTASAKDVAFYTGKIAAAKFFAANVLPGVTLARKVAEGVELDLMELDEAAF
- a CDS encoding intradiol ring-cleavage dioxygenase, whose product is MNERHDEGPHEHDRGLSYDLPVLARRRMIRLMAGASLIPLMGCTTEEKTPTSSASSASSSSAACAEIPEETAGPFPGDGSNGVNVLKESGVVRSDITKSFGDSAGGTAEGVPLTITLTVVDAASGCGTPKKGAAVYVWHCDREGAYSLYSDGVTEENYLRGVQETDEKGQVTFTSVFPGCYPGRWPHVHFEVYGSLADATAATSITNTSQLAFPKDVCDTVYATDGYDASVRNLSSLSLEDDGIFSDGHERQLAAMKGSAGDGYTATLTVPV
- a CDS encoding SseB family protein; this encodes MYGYDQTAGPQGQYAPPQQPMSGGYGQQPPLYPEPSPPSLTDAVRAFTTGQMAAEDFQQVFATSKVYCPRGDNPGFLALHNTQQPVIPMFSTLKELRRYAGKESKYFVITGAEVLDLLPTGYGFVLDMEGEHRMVFDAKAVEQMVEFAMRRMYGG
- a CDS encoding TetR/AcrR family transcriptional regulator C-terminal domain-containing protein codes for the protein MSRTKDKNPIPSVWTREQRRTDQPALSRDAIVREAIAMLDAEGIEALSMRKLGARLNAGATSLYRHVATKDELMELAVDEVAAEIHVPPADSPDWRAAVTEAAGSFRTTALRHPWLTLVLGQAGLAYLGPNYMSFSERLAALFTAAGFPEPSRAIDAVFSYVIGMSTTEAAWLTTVARSGESESEFVARLLPAAQQVSAGYDHLAAAGPETSAQASDPAKLRDDKFAYGLDVVLDGLSLRLPK